The following are from one region of the Capsicum annuum cultivar UCD-10X-F1 chromosome 1, UCD10Xv1.1, whole genome shotgun sequence genome:
- the LOC107869990 gene encoding cyclin-dependent kinase F-4, translating to MMERYRIINEVGNGTFGNVWRALNKQTGEVVAIKKMKKNYYSWEECINLREVKSLRKLNHPNIVKLKEVIRENDILYFVFEYMECNLYQLMKDRSKLFSETEVRNWCFQVFQALAYMHRQGYFHRDLKPENLLVSKDIIKVADFGLAREINSQPPYTEYVSTRWYRAPEILLQSHIYGPAVDMWAMGAIMAELFSLRPLFPGSSEADEIYKICSVIGTPTKRDWAQGLALASDINYQFPQIAGADLALLVPSASGNAISLIRALCSWDPCKRPTAVDALQHPFFQSCFYVPPSLRTKAAVAKTPPSAVMRGVVEPKNKWSSGLLHNPKPSGNFSTVKSQLPFNAGVQRKLDMSYQDPTRNDKSLQGSANQPPKYRPPGRNVPSLAVVGSGVKSFAVSDAAEKLGNMSIGSGRGPIKQPVVKPMKAGGWHGQHDLFHGRSKEFLPGRSFSRKVAG from the exons ATGATGGAAAG GTACCGGATAATTAATGAAGTTGGTAACGGTACGTTTGGAAATGTTTGGCGTGCACTTAATAAACAGACTGGTGAAGTG GTTGCgattaaaaagatgaagaagaactaCTATTCATGGGAAGAATGCATAAACTTGAGAGAAGTCAAG TCTCTAAGAAAATTGAACCATCCGAATATTGTGAAGCTCAAGGAAGTGATTAGGGAGAATGACATTTTGTACTTCGTGTTTGAATACATG GAGTGCAATTTGTACCAGCTTATGAAGGACAGATCAAAGCTTTTTTCAGAAACTGAAGTAAGAAATTGGTGCTTCCAAGTATTTCAGGCTCTTGCTTACATGCATCGGCAAGGATATTTTCATCGCGACCTTAAGCCAG AGAACCTGTTGGTTTCAAAAGATATAATTAAAGTTGCTGATTTTGGTCTTGCTCGGGAGATCAACTCTCAGCCTCCATATACAGAATATGTATCAACACGTTG GTATCGTGCTCCTGAAATTCTTCTACAGTCACACATATATGGTCCTGCGGTCG ATATGTGGGCAATGGGTGCTATAATGGCCGAGTTGTTTAGTCTTCGTCCTCTGTTTCCAGGTTCAAG TGAGGCAGATGAGATCTACAAAATATGCAGTGTTATAGGGACCCCAACCAAGAGGGACTGGGCTCAGGGACTTGCACTTGCTAGTGATATTAACTACCAATTTCCACAG ATTGCTGGTGCAGATCTCGCCTTGCTAGTTCCATCTGCCAGTGGAAATGCTATTAGTCTTATCAGG GCACTTTGTTCTTGGGATCCTTGTAAGAGGCCGACAGCAGTCGATGCTCTTCAGCATCCTTTCTTTCAG AGCTGCTTTTACGTACCTCCATCACTACGCACCAAGGCTGCTGTTGCTAAGACTCCTCCTTCTG CTGTCATGAGGGGTGTAGTGGAGCCGAAGAACAAGTGGTCGTCTGGGTTGTTGCACAACCCCAAACCTAGCGGCAACTTCTCTACTGTAAAGTCACAGCTGCCGTTTAACGCAG GTGTACAAAGGAAGCTGGATATGAGTTATCAG GATCCAACGAGGAACGATAAATCCTTGCAAGGCTCTGCTAACCAACCACCAAAATATCGACCTCCTGGAAGGAATGTTCCAA gctTGGCAGTGGTTGGTTCTGGAGTGAAGAGTTTTGCCGTTTCTGATGCAGCTGAGAAGCTGGGTAACATGAGCATAGGTTCTGGCAGAGGACCTATAAAGCAGCCAGTAGTTAAGCCAATGAAGGCAGGAGGATGGCACGGGCAACACGACTTGTTCCATGGACGGTCTAAAGAGTTTCTTCCGGGGAGAAGCTTTTCGAGGAAAGTTGCTGGATGA